In a genomic window of Gloeocapsopsis dulcis:
- a CDS encoding Coenzyme F420 hydrogenase/dehydrogenase, beta subunit C-terminal domain, with amino-acid sequence MTSVTPEAKHKKAKALKSSRRPAKELCSECGLCDTYYIHYVKESCAFLNQQIAELETRSHTRARDLDNPDELYFGVHQTMMAARKTEPIPGAQWTGIVSSIAIEMLNRKLVEGVVCVQNTKEDRFQPMPIIARTPEEILAARVNKPTLSPNLSILEQVEQSGMKRLLVIGVGCQIQALRAVEKQLGLEKLYVLGTPCVDNVTRAGLQKFLETTSRSPDTVVHYEFMQDFRVHFKHEDGSEETVPFFGLKTNQLKDVFAPSCMSCFDYVNSLADLVVGYMGAPFGWQWLVVRNDRGQEMLDLVQDQLETQPVMSKGDRTAAVQQSIPAYDKGVTLPMWAAKLMGVVIEKIGPKGLEYARFSIDSHFTRNYLYVKRHYPEKLAAHIPEFAKRIVNQYKLPES; translated from the coding sequence TATGTCAAGGAATCTTGTGCATTTCTTAATCAACAAATTGCAGAATTAGAGACGCGATCGCACACTCGCGCACGCGATTTGGATAATCCCGATGAACTTTACTTCGGCGTTCATCAAACCATGATGGCAGCGCGCAAAACCGAACCAATTCCAGGGGCGCAGTGGACAGGAATTGTTAGTTCCATCGCAATTGAAATGCTCAATCGCAAACTTGTTGAAGGTGTAGTCTGTGTGCAAAACACCAAAGAAGATCGTTTTCAACCGATGCCGATTATTGCCCGTACTCCAGAAGAGATCTTAGCAGCACGGGTGAATAAACCAACGCTATCGCCGAATCTTTCAATTTTGGAACAAGTAGAACAATCGGGGATGAAGCGGTTGTTAGTTATTGGTGTGGGGTGTCAAATTCAAGCTTTACGAGCGGTAGAGAAGCAGTTAGGCTTAGAAAAACTCTATGTATTGGGAACTCCCTGTGTAGACAATGTAACGCGGGCTGGGTTACAGAAATTTTTGGAGACAACGAGTCGTTCTCCTGATACAGTCGTGCATTATGAGTTCATGCAAGATTTTCGCGTACACTTCAAACATGAGGATGGCTCAGAAGAAACTGTGCCTTTCTTTGGTTTAAAGACGAATCAACTCAAAGATGTATTTGCCCCTTCGTGCATGAGTTGCTTTGATTATGTGAATTCACTTGCCGATCTCGTTGTAGGCTATATGGGCGCACCGTTTGGTTGGCAATGGCTGGTGGTACGGAACGATCGCGGACAAGAAATGCTGGATTTAGTGCAAGATCAGCTAGAAACGCAACCTGTGATGTCAAAAGGCGATCGCACTGCAGCGGTACAACAAAGTATCCCCGCTTATGATAAAGGCGTTACACTACCGATGTGGGCTGCCAAACTCATGGGTGTCGTGATTGAAAAAATTGGTCCTAAAGGCTTGGAATACGCGCGATTTTCAATTGATTCGCACTTCACTCGCAATTATCTCTATGTCAAACGTCATTATCCTGAAAAGTTAGCCGCACACATACCAGAATTTGCCAAGCGGATTGTTAATCAATATAAACTACCAGAATCTTAA